Proteins encoded by one window of uncultured Draconibacterium sp.:
- the rlmN gene encoding 23S rRNA (adenine(2503)-C(2))-methyltransferase RlmN: MKERLFEKTLGELQELVVELGLPKFTAKQITDWLYKKQISSIDEMTNLSKKARELLNERFVFGLTPYTKVSASIDGTRKYLFPTIQDKFIETAMIPERDRKTVCVSSQVGCKMGCLFCFTAKQGFQGQLSAGEIINQIKSIDEVEEVSNIVYMGMGEPFDNLDEVLKSLEILTSEWGFAMSPRRITVSTIGIIPGMLTFLEKSEAHLAVSLHTPFHEERQKIMPVQVAYPIEEVVEEIKSWDFGRQRRVSFEYILFEDLNDSDEHVNELARLLSGLKCRINLIRFHPVPGTPLKSPGEKTIQRFKDALNNKGILTTIRASRGQDIYAACGLLSTKELVK; encoded by the coding sequence ATGAAGGAGCGGTTATTCGAGAAAACATTAGGAGAACTACAGGAGTTGGTTGTTGAGTTGGGCTTGCCAAAATTTACGGCAAAGCAAATCACTGATTGGCTGTATAAAAAGCAAATCAGCTCGATTGATGAGATGACCAATCTTTCGAAAAAAGCCCGTGAATTGCTGAACGAGCGTTTTGTATTTGGTTTAACTCCTTATACAAAAGTAAGTGCCAGTATTGATGGTACCCGAAAATATTTGTTTCCGACAATACAGGATAAATTTATTGAAACCGCCATGATTCCGGAGCGTGACCGTAAAACTGTTTGTGTGAGCTCGCAGGTGGGATGTAAAATGGGTTGCTTGTTTTGTTTCACTGCCAAACAAGGTTTTCAGGGGCAACTTTCGGCCGGCGAAATCATCAATCAAATAAAAAGTATCGATGAGGTGGAAGAGGTAAGCAACATTGTTTACATGGGAATGGGCGAACCATTTGATAACCTCGATGAGGTTTTGAAAAGCCTTGAAATCCTAACTTCCGAGTGGGGATTTGCCATGAGTCCGCGCCGGATAACAGTTTCAACGATCGGTATTATTCCCGGGATGTTGACTTTTCTAGAAAAAAGTGAAGCACACCTGGCAGTGAGTTTACACACTCCTTTCCACGAAGAGCGTCAGAAAATTATGCCGGTTCAAGTGGCTTATCCGATTGAGGAAGTGGTTGAAGAAATTAAAAGCTGGGACTTTGGCCGCCAGCGTCGCGTATCTTTCGAGTACATTTTGTTTGAGGATCTGAATGATTCAGACGAACATGTTAATGAGTTGGCCCGTTTGTTAAGTGGATTAAAATGCCGCATCAATCTCATCCGTTTTCATCCGGTACCGGGAACGCCATTAAAAAGTCCGGGAGAAAAAACCATTCAGCGTTTTAAAGATGCTTTGAATAACAAGGGAATTCTTACCACTATTCGTGCTTCGCGTGGTCAGGATATTTATGCTGCTTGTGGTTTGCTGTCAACCAAAGAATTGGTGAAGTAA
- the atpD gene encoding F0F1 ATP synthase subunit beta → MAQSIGKILQVIGPVVDVSFDSEGSELPAINDALEIPREGKESLIIECQQHIGENTIRCVAMDSTDGLQRGSAVNALGSPITMPKGEVALGRLLNVVGDSVDGLEQLPKEGLHIHNEPPKYEDLTTETEVLYTGIKVIDLIEPYAKGGKIGLFGGAGVGKTVLIQELINNIALAHSGLSVFAGVGERTREGNDLLREMIEANIVDYGEEFKKSMEEGSWDLSKVDPEKLKKSKLAMVFGQMNEPPGARARVALSGLTIAESLRDGDGSAGGGRDILFFVDNIFRFTQAGSEVSALLGRMPSAVGYQPTLATEMGVMQERITSTKNGSITSVQAVYVPADDLTDPAPATTFAHLDATTVLSRKIAELGIYPAVDPLDSSSRILTPEIVGDEHYNCAQDVIMLLQRYTELQDIIAILGMDELSEEDKLVVHRARRVQRFLSQPFFVASAFTGLEGKLVSIEDTIKGFRMIMNGDVDQYPEAAFNLVGTIEEAIEKGEKLLADN, encoded by the coding sequence ATGGCTCAAAGCATAGGTAAAATATTACAGGTTATCGGACCTGTGGTAGACGTTAGTTTCGATAGTGAAGGCAGCGAACTTCCTGCCATTAACGATGCACTTGAAATTCCCCGCGAAGGCAAAGAAAGTTTAATAATCGAATGTCAGCAGCACATTGGCGAAAATACAATCCGGTGTGTAGCAATGGATTCGACCGATGGTTTACAACGCGGCTCGGCGGTAAATGCTTTGGGAAGCCCTATTACAATGCCAAAAGGAGAAGTAGCATTAGGACGATTGCTGAATGTGGTGGGCGACTCGGTTGACGGATTGGAACAACTACCAAAAGAAGGTTTACATATTCATAACGAGCCTCCGAAATACGAAGATCTTACAACAGAAACAGAAGTTTTATACACTGGTATTAAGGTAATCGACTTGATTGAGCCTTATGCAAAAGGTGGTAAAATTGGTTTGTTTGGTGGTGCCGGTGTGGGTAAAACCGTATTGATTCAGGAGCTGATTAACAATATTGCCTTAGCGCACTCAGGTTTATCAGTATTTGCCGGTGTTGGAGAACGTACCCGCGAAGGTAACGACCTGCTTCGTGAGATGATTGAAGCGAACATCGTAGATTACGGTGAAGAATTCAAAAAATCGATGGAAGAAGGTAGCTGGGACCTTTCGAAAGTAGACCCTGAAAAATTAAAAAAATCGAAGCTGGCCATGGTATTTGGTCAGATGAATGAGCCACCGGGTGCACGTGCACGTGTTGCGCTTTCAGGATTGACAATTGCTGAAAGTTTGCGCGATGGCGACGGTTCTGCCGGAGGTGGTCGTGATATTCTTTTCTTTGTTGACAATATTTTCCGTTTTACACAGGCAGGTTCCGAGGTGTCGGCACTGCTTGGTCGTATGCCATCGGCAGTAGGTTATCAGCCAACGCTGGCCACTGAAATGGGTGTTATGCAGGAACGGATTACCTCTACAAAAAATGGATCAATTACATCGGTACAGGCAGTTTATGTGCCTGCTGATGACTTGACCGACCCTGCGCCGGCAACAACATTTGCTCACCTCGATGCAACAACTGTATTGAGTCGTAAAATTGCTGAGTTGGGTATTTATCCTGCGGTTGACCCGCTTGATTCTTCATCACGAATTCTTACGCCGGAAATTGTTGGAGACGAGCATTACAACTGTGCGCAGGACGTAATTATGTTATTACAGCGCTACACCGAATTGCAGGATATTATTGCAATTCTGGGTATGGATGAACTTTCGGAAGAAGATAAACTGGTTGTTCACCGTGCGCGTCGTGTTCAGCGTTTCCTTTCGCAGCCATTCTTTGTTGCTTCGGCATTTACCGGACTGGAAGGAAAACTGGTCTCGATTGAGGACACCATCAAAGGTTTCAGAATGATTATGAACGGCGATGTTGACCAATATCCTGAGGCAGCATTTAACCTTGTTGGTACCATTGAAGAAGCCATTGAAAAAGGCGAGAAATTGTTAGCTGACAACTAA
- a CDS encoding MBL fold metallo-hydrolase produces MKLIPISAGHFHCDGGALFGAIPKVLWNKVYPCSDDNFTQLTLRCLLVEIGDRKILIEAGIGNHYPEKHLKNNGVTSVDELEKSLASKGYSTTDITDVFFTHLHWDHCTGAVKNVNGKLELVFPNATLWSSKTQWEHAKISNPRERAAYHRPVLDFMMESRKLQLIEEEGEWLPGFEIKMFDGHTPGQMLPILHTEKHAFVYTSDLFTTAANLPVLWISAYDLDPVKVMEEKGEFLKEAADKNYILFFEHDYYTECASVHETEKGVQLKEKLRLDELL; encoded by the coding sequence ATGAAGCTAATTCCGATATCTGCCGGTCATTTTCATTGCGATGGAGGAGCGCTTTTCGGCGCCATCCCAAAAGTATTGTGGAACAAAGTATACCCATGTAGCGACGATAATTTTACGCAACTAACCTTGCGTTGCTTGTTGGTTGAAATTGGTGATCGAAAAATACTTATAGAGGCAGGAATTGGAAATCATTACCCCGAAAAACACCTTAAAAACAATGGTGTGACCTCGGTTGATGAACTGGAAAAATCATTGGCATCGAAAGGTTATTCAACCACTGATATTACCGATGTGTTTTTTACGCACCTTCACTGGGATCACTGCACCGGGGCGGTTAAAAATGTTAACGGGAAATTGGAATTAGTTTTTCCTAATGCCACTTTGTGGAGCAGCAAAACACAGTGGGAACATGCCAAAATTTCCAACCCCAGAGAACGGGCAGCTTATCATCGCCCGGTGTTGGATTTTATGATGGAATCGAGGAAACTTCAGTTAATTGAAGAGGAAGGTGAATGGCTTCCCGGCTTTGAAATAAAAATGTTCGATGGCCACACACCCGGACAAATGCTGCCAATACTGCACACCGAAAAACATGCCTTTGTTTATACTTCCGATTTGTTTACAACAGCCGCAAATTTACCGGTGTTATGGATTTCGGCTTACGATCTTGACCCAGTGAAAGTAATGGAAGAAAAGGGAGAATTTCTGAAAGAAGCTGCCGACAAGAATTACATTTTATTCTTTGAGCACGATTACTACACCGAATGTGCCTCTGTACATGAAACAGAAAAAGGTGTGCAACTGAAAGAGAAATTAAGATTGGATGAATTGCTTTAA
- a CDS encoding glycosyltransferase family 9 protein gives MKVKFLVIRFSSIGDIVLTTPVVRGLKQQVDNAEVHFVTKKKFACLVSSNPYIDKVHLLEDNIGTLIHELEKEDYDYIIDLHNNFRSNKIKRRLKMQSFAVNKINWEKFLMIRFKMNRLPNVHIVDRYLETVSVFDVKNDRLGLDYFIDESAAFQQGDLPEIFRNGYVAFVIAGTYFTKKLPVHKVSQICQQIPYPVILLGGKNEFDEGEQVLSQSKGNVLNFAGKISLNQSASLVRDSRVVLANDTGLMHIAAAFKKEIFSFWGNTIPEFGMTPYKSNELSVIMQVNDLKCRPCSKLGHHKCPKKHFKCMEDIDVQKAIDWINKNY, from the coding sequence ATGAAAGTAAAATTTCTGGTAATACGATTTAGTTCAATTGGCGACATTGTTTTAACAACACCTGTTGTTCGCGGATTGAAACAGCAGGTTGATAATGCTGAAGTTCATTTCGTAACCAAAAAGAAATTTGCTTGTTTGGTAAGTTCCAATCCTTACATCGATAAGGTTCATTTACTTGAGGATAATATTGGTACGCTAATTCACGAATTGGAAAAGGAGGATTACGACTATATTATCGATCTTCATAACAATTTCAGAAGCAATAAAATAAAGCGACGGCTAAAAATGCAGTCGTTTGCGGTGAATAAAATCAATTGGGAAAAGTTTCTGATGATTCGTTTTAAAATGAATCGCCTGCCCAACGTGCATATTGTGGATCGTTATCTAGAAACGGTTTCGGTTTTTGATGTGAAGAATGATCGCCTCGGGCTTGATTACTTTATCGATGAATCTGCCGCGTTTCAGCAGGGTGATTTGCCCGAAATTTTCAGGAATGGTTACGTGGCTTTTGTAATTGCCGGAACATATTTCACCAAAAAGCTGCCCGTTCATAAGGTCAGTCAAATTTGTCAGCAAATTCCGTATCCGGTAATTTTACTGGGCGGTAAAAATGAATTCGATGAGGGAGAACAGGTATTATCGCAGTCAAAAGGAAATGTGTTAAACTTTGCGGGTAAAATTTCGCTAAACCAATCGGCTTCACTCGTGCGCGATTCGCGCGTAGTATTGGCGAACGATACGGGGTTAATGCACATTGCAGCAGCTTTTAAAAAGGAGATATTTTCGTTTTGGGGCAACACCATTCCGGAGTTTGGGATGACGCCTTACAAGTCGAATGAGTTGTCGGTAATTATGCAGGTTAATGATTTAAAATGCCGCCCGTGCTCAAAACTTGGACATCATAAATGCCCCAAAAAACATTTTAAATGTATGGAAGATATTGATGTTCAGAAGGCAATTGATTGGATCAATAAAAATTACTAA
- a CDS encoding PQQ-binding-like beta-propeller repeat protein, whose product MQYRISVLTVFILFFVFSAYAQKVDATRQWSMFRGNLASGVMDNAKLPAEWNAETGENIAWKTPISGLGHASPIVWGNQVFVTTAMSEQVNDDVKTGIYGSIGSVPDSSVYEWKVYCLNLSSGEVEWEKTAHKGIPEQKRHPMSSHANCTPATNGKFVVALFGSEGLYCYDMKGNLQWSKDFGVLKSNFFLVEDAEWEFASSPLIYNNLVIIQCDVASNSFVAAYNLETGEQQWKKERDDYPGWSTPNVYSDGEKNIVAVNGYKHRGGYDLETGEEIWRMSGGGDIPVPTPVIGNDLIYFNSAHGKLSPIYAISKKANGDLTLDDGETSNEYVKWAKLRGGAYMGTMLLYGDYLYNARWNGRLSCFNAQSGEEMYSEKVGSGNSYTSSPVAADGIIYIADNDGNVYSVKAGPEYELIATNSLNEVIMSTPAIVNKYLLFRTGQHVIAVSAEEE is encoded by the coding sequence ATGCAATACAGAATTTCAGTTCTTACGGTTTTTATCTTGTTTTTCGTTTTTTCGGCCTATGCACAGAAAGTTGATGCCACACGGCAATGGTCTATGTTTCGGGGGAACTTAGCTTCGGGAGTTATGGATAATGCCAAACTTCCGGCTGAATGGAATGCTGAAACTGGTGAAAACATTGCCTGGAAAACACCTATTTCCGGGTTGGGGCATGCCAGTCCGATTGTTTGGGGCAACCAGGTATTTGTTACCACTGCAATGAGTGAACAGGTGAACGATGATGTAAAAACTGGTATTTACGGGTCGATCGGATCGGTACCCGATTCGTCCGTTTACGAGTGGAAGGTTTATTGTCTTAACCTGAGTTCGGGAGAAGTGGAATGGGAAAAAACTGCGCACAAAGGTATTCCTGAACAGAAACGTCATCCAATGTCGTCGCATGCCAACTGTACACCGGCAACCAATGGTAAATTCGTTGTAGCATTATTTGGTTCGGAAGGATTGTATTGTTACGACATGAAAGGTAATCTGCAGTGGTCCAAAGATTTTGGGGTATTAAAATCAAACTTTTTTTTAGTGGAGGATGCCGAATGGGAATTTGCAAGTTCGCCGCTTATTTATAACAATCTGGTTATTATTCAATGCGATGTAGCTTCAAATTCATTTGTGGCGGCTTACAACCTGGAAACCGGAGAACAGCAGTGGAAAAAGGAAAGAGATGATTACCCGGGCTGGAGTACTCCAAATGTCTATTCTGATGGTGAAAAAAATATAGTTGCAGTGAATGGTTACAAACATCGTGGAGGTTATGATTTGGAAACTGGCGAAGAAATCTGGCGCATGTCGGGAGGTGGAGATATTCCGGTTCCAACTCCGGTTATCGGAAACGACCTGATTTATTTTAACAGTGCCCACGGGAAATTATCACCCATATATGCCATTAGTAAAAAGGCAAACGGCGATCTAACTCTGGACGATGGAGAGACCAGCAACGAGTATGTAAAATGGGCAAAACTCAGGGGCGGTGCCTACATGGGAACCATGTTGTTGTATGGCGATTACCTTTACAATGCGCGTTGGAACGGGCGATTATCGTGTTTTAATGCTCAATCTGGTGAAGAAATGTACTCCGAAAAAGTGGGTAGCGGTAATAGTTACACTTCGTCTCCGGTTGCAGCCGATGGAATAATTTACATTGCCGATAACGACGGGAATGTTTATTCGGTAAAAGCCGGACCTGAATATGAACTTATTGCAACCAATAGTTTAAATGAAGTAATAATGTCGACACCGGCTATTGTAAATAAATATCTTTTGTTTAGAACAGGTCAACATGTTATTGCTGTTTCTGCAGAGGAAGAATAG
- the atpC gene encoding ATP synthase F1 subunit epsilon, with protein MHLEIITPDKKVFEGDVSLIQLPGSKGGFEILKNHAPIISTLEKGVLKIKETNGGEQHFEVDGGVIENKANKIIVLVESA; from the coding sequence ATGCATTTAGAAATAATTACACCGGATAAAAAAGTATTCGAGGGCGATGTTAGCCTTATTCAGTTGCCCGGAAGTAAAGGAGGTTTCGAGATATTGAAAAATCACGCTCCTATAATTTCAACACTTGAAAAAGGAGTGCTGAAAATCAAAGAAACAAACGGAGGCGAGCAACACTTTGAAGTTGATGGTGGTGTAATTGAAAATAAAGCAAATAAAATTATTGTTCTTGTTGAATCGGCATAG
- a CDS encoding amidase: MKRRSFFKTTALGGSVVALSGVTACVQDSDVQSVVNLEAFDLNEMSALALQQKMEAGELTAESICKKYLDRIALVDPHLKAVIELNPDALDIAKKLDEERQNGKVRGPLHGIPVMIKDNIDTGDKMQTTAGSLGLEGNVVESDAFIVKKLRDAGAVLLGKTNLSEWANFRSTNSSSGWSGRGGQVRNPFCLDRSPCGSSSGTGAAVSGNLCTIGIGTETNGSIVCPSGINGVVGIKPTLGTWSRQGIIPIAHSQDTAGPMARNVTDAAILLGALAGFDSSDAETHLERGKIYDDYTSFLKPDGLKGKRIGIASQMVPSNEKVKTLFIEAVQSMQKEGIELLEDMEFETNRKWGNPSYEVLLYEFKADLNKYLEEHPSAPRKSLAELIEFNKANADKEMPWFGQEIFEAAQEKGDLNSEEYLQALADSKRFAGKEGIDAMMDANNLDAIIAPTNGPTWSIDWVNGDSFTGGSSSPAAISGYPNITVPMGFVDGLPIGLSFFGRAWSEPVLLEIAYAFEQTTKHRKAPDFKKSLMG, encoded by the coding sequence ATGAAACGTCGTTCCTTTTTTAAAACAACCGCTCTTGGTGGTTCTGTGGTGGCTTTAAGTGGTGTTACTGCATGTGTTCAAGATTCTGATGTCCAGTCGGTAGTTAATCTGGAGGCCTTTGATTTAAATGAAATGTCGGCTTTAGCACTTCAGCAAAAAATGGAAGCCGGAGAACTAACAGCCGAAAGTATTTGTAAAAAATACCTCGATCGAATTGCGCTGGTTGATCCGCATTTAAAAGCGGTAATCGAACTAAATCCTGATGCATTGGATATTGCCAAAAAACTGGATGAGGAACGCCAAAACGGAAAAGTTCGCGGTCCGCTGCACGGAATTCCGGTGATGATTAAAGATAATATTGATACGGGAGATAAAATGCAAACCACTGCCGGATCGCTCGGGCTGGAAGGGAATGTCGTGGAAAGCGATGCATTTATCGTAAAAAAATTACGCGACGCCGGGGCTGTGCTATTGGGAAAGACAAACCTGAGCGAGTGGGCAAATTTCCGCTCTACCAATTCATCAAGTGGCTGGAGCGGGCGAGGCGGGCAGGTACGAAATCCGTTTTGTCTCGATCGTAGTCCGTGTGGTTCGAGTTCTGGTACTGGTGCCGCTGTTTCTGGAAATCTCTGCACCATTGGAATCGGTACCGAAACAAATGGTTCAATTGTTTGCCCATCGGGAATAAATGGTGTTGTAGGCATTAAACCAACATTGGGAACATGGAGCCGACAGGGAATTATTCCTATTGCACACAGCCAGGATACTGCCGGACCAATGGCGCGCAATGTTACTGATGCTGCAATTCTGCTTGGCGCTTTAGCCGGGTTTGATTCCAGCGATGCAGAAACGCATTTGGAGCGAGGGAAAATTTACGATGATTATACTTCTTTTTTAAAACCTGATGGGTTAAAAGGAAAACGGATTGGTATTGCTTCACAAATGGTTCCTTCCAATGAGAAGGTGAAGACTTTGTTTATTGAAGCGGTTCAAAGCATGCAGAAAGAAGGGATAGAACTGTTAGAGGATATGGAATTTGAAACGAACCGCAAATGGGGAAATCCTTCGTACGAAGTATTGTTATATGAGTTTAAAGCCGATTTAAATAAATACCTGGAAGAGCATCCTTCGGCACCAAGAAAATCGCTGGCAGAATTAATAGAGTTTAACAAGGCGAATGCGGATAAAGAGATGCCATGGTTTGGGCAGGAGATTTTTGAAGCGGCACAGGAAAAGGGTGATTTAAATTCGGAAGAATATTTGCAGGCACTGGCAGACTCGAAACGTTTTGCTGGCAAAGAAGGTATTGACGCTATGATGGATGCCAATAATCTTGATGCGATTATCGCCCCAACCAACGGCCCGACATGGAGTATCGATTGGGTAAATGGCGATAGTTTTACCGGGGGCAGTTCGTCGCCGGCTGCTATTTCCGGCTATCCGAATATTACAGTGCCCATGGGTTTTGTTGATGGACTTCCGATTGGGCTTTCATTTTTTGGTCGTGCCTGGAGCGAGCCTGTTTTGCTTGAGATTGCTTATGCTTTCGAGCAGACGACAAAACACCGCAAAGCACCGGATTTTAAAAAATCGCTGATGGGGTAA
- a CDS encoding efflux RND transporter permease subunit, whose protein sequence is MSYEYASLLPKKDQAYKDYQHFVELFGQEGNLIIVGVQDSNFFRLDHFNAWKSLCNDLKKVDGVENLLSVSNTYNLEKNKEEKKFEVINTFPDTITTQEELDEYVTEFKRLPFYRKLVYNDETNTYLLAITVNKDKMASKEREALVEGIQEVCHKFEQKEDVKLHYSGVPYIRVVNSIKIKRELYMFSVLALVICIVVLFLFFRSFKAVFVPVLIVIMGVIWAMGMLSLFGYKITLLSGMIPPLLIVIGIPNSIYMLNKFHHEYVSHGNKIKALQRVIIKIGNATFLTNLTTASGFATFIIVKSDILRQFGIIASLNILGLFVLSLLLIPIIFSFIGAPSSRHVGHLDNKMVSGIIRQLMHITQNYRRLVYFTAIGVIAVSIYGISLMRSSGYMLDDIPEDDPVYVDLKFFESNFNGLMPLEIMVDTKKPQGVMQLTTFRKIEQLEDRLAEYPELSASTSLLNLLKFAKQAFYNGHERYYSLPNNREKNFILQYASTGEENVNLLHSFMDSTRQSTRINIRVKDVGTKRMEELYTQFNADIDSIFTSDKYDVTVTGSSIVSFKGNQYLLRNLFSSLGLAILLISTFMAVMFSSWRMVILSLTPNIIPLIFTAAVMGFTGIPIKASTILVFSIAFGISVDNTIHFLAKYRQELTITNWDIRKSVVMALKETGVSMLYTSVVLFFGFGIFTISNFGGTQAMGILVSLTLLVAVTSNLVLLPSLLSGLERITTNEAFKEPLLHIYDEEEDIELDDLEIVPDDELNLGN, encoded by the coding sequence ATGTCATACGAGTACGCATCATTATTACCAAAGAAAGATCAGGCCTATAAAGATTATCAGCATTTTGTTGAGTTATTCGGTCAGGAAGGAAACCTCATTATCGTTGGTGTACAAGACTCGAATTTTTTCCGACTCGATCATTTTAATGCCTGGAAATCGTTGTGCAACGATCTGAAAAAGGTTGATGGAGTGGAAAATCTTCTCTCTGTTTCAAACACCTATAACCTTGAAAAGAATAAGGAAGAAAAGAAGTTTGAAGTTATAAATACCTTTCCGGATACGATTACAACCCAGGAAGAGCTGGATGAATATGTAACGGAATTTAAACGCTTGCCTTTTTATCGTAAGTTGGTTTATAACGACGAAACAAATACCTATTTGCTGGCCATTACAGTAAACAAAGACAAAATGGCGAGTAAAGAACGTGAAGCTCTTGTCGAGGGTATTCAGGAAGTCTGCCATAAATTCGAACAAAAAGAAGATGTAAAGCTGCATTATTCCGGGGTGCCATATATTCGAGTGGTTAACTCCATAAAAATTAAACGAGAATTGTACATGTTCAGTGTGCTGGCACTGGTTATTTGTATCGTTGTATTGTTCTTGTTTTTCCGTTCGTTCAAAGCTGTTTTTGTACCCGTGTTAATTGTAATAATGGGGGTTATCTGGGCTATGGGAATGTTGTCGTTATTTGGCTACAAAATCACCCTGCTTTCCGGAATGATTCCGCCTTTGCTCATCGTTATTGGTATTCCGAACAGTATTTACATGCTGAATAAATTCCATCACGAATACGTCAGCCACGGAAATAAAATAAAGGCGCTACAGCGTGTGATCATTAAAATTGGTAACGCTACCTTTTTAACCAACCTTACAACGGCTTCGGGATTTGCTACATTTATTATTGTAAAAAGCGATATTTTAAGGCAGTTTGGTATAATTGCCTCACTGAATATTCTCGGACTTTTCGTACTGTCCTTATTGCTTATTCCAATCATTTTTAGTTTTATAGGGGCGCCATCATCACGTCATGTCGGACATCTCGACAATAAAATGGTATCAGGCATTATCAGGCAGTTAATGCACATTACCCAAAACTACCGCAGGTTGGTTTATTTTACTGCCATTGGTGTAATTGCGGTTAGTATTTACGGTATTTCGCTAATGAGAAGCTCGGGTTACATGCTCGACGATATTCCTGAAGATGATCCGGTTTATGTCGACCTGAAGTTTTTTGAAAGTAATTTTAACGGCCTTATGCCGCTGGAAATAATGGTTGATACCAAAAAACCACAAGGCGTTATGCAATTAACCACTTTCCGTAAAATTGAGCAGCTTGAAGACCGCCTGGCCGAATATCCGGAACTGTCGGCATCTACGTCGTTGCTGAATCTGTTGAAGTTTGCCAAGCAGGCATTTTATAACGGACACGAACGATACTACAGTTTACCCAATAACCGCGAAAAGAATTTTATTCTGCAATATGCATCAACGGGCGAGGAGAACGTGAATTTATTGCATTCGTTTATGGATAGTACCCGTCAGAGTACCCGAATAAACATCCGGGTAAAAGATGTGGGTACCAAACGTATGGAAGAATTGTACACGCAGTTTAACGCCGATATCGATTCCATTTTTACTTCCGATAAATACGATGTAACCGTTACCGGTTCAAGTATCGTTTCCTTTAAAGGAAATCAGTATTTGTTACGAAATCTGTTTTCAAGTCTCGGATTGGCTATATTACTGATATCAACATTTATGGCCGTGATGTTTTCGTCGTGGCGAATGGTTATCTTGTCGCTCACGCCAAACATTATCCCGCTTATATTTACTGCAGCGGTTATGGGCTTTACCGGCATTCCAATTAAAGCTTCTACCATTTTAGTGTTTAGTATTGCTTTCGGAATTTCAGTTGATAATACCATTCACTTTCTTGCAAAATACAGGCAGGAACTTACAATAACCAATTGGGATATACGAAAATCGGTTGTAATGGCACTAAAAGAAACCGGAGTAAGCATGTTGTATACCTCGGTAGTTTTGTTTTTTGGTTTTGGTATTTTTACCATCTCAAATTTCGGAGGAACACAAGCCATGGGAATACTTGTCTCTTTAACATTACTGGTAGCTGTTACTTCAAACCTGGTGTTGTTGCCATCGTTACTCTCCGGTTTAGAACGGATTACAACAAACGAAGCCTTTAAGGAACCTCTGCTACATATTTACGATGAGGAAGAAGACATTGAACTTGATGACCTGGAAATTGTTCCTGATGACGAATTAAACCTGGGAAATTAA
- a CDS encoding polyprenyl synthetase family protein — translation MYTVEKLQKIISAEVELRSKELVKNQPVELYDPISYSLDMGGKRLRPVLVLLAFNMFSDEIENAIPAAIGIEVFHNFTLLHDDIMDKADVRRNRPTVHKQFSENAAILSGDAMAFQSYRYFLEKKSAALPGVLEVFSKTAIEVCEGQQYDMDFEQRMDVTEEEYLEMIRLKTAVLLAGSLKVGALLANAPELLANQLYDFGINLGLAFQLQDDLLDTFGDQAVFGKQIGGDILANKKTFLLINALEKASVNEKASLISWIEKTDFDPKEKITAVTKLYQTIGVKNIAEEKVNDFFNKAIRILDDLNVQDVVKQPLRNLAHKMLIRKH, via the coding sequence ATGTACACAGTAGAAAAACTACAAAAAATTATTAGTGCCGAAGTCGAGTTACGCTCGAAAGAATTAGTGAAAAACCAGCCGGTTGAGTTGTACGATCCGATTTCTTATTCGCTCGATATGGGAGGAAAGCGTTTACGACCGGTATTGGTTCTGCTCGCTTTTAACATGTTTTCTGATGAAATAGAAAATGCAATTCCGGCAGCAATAGGTATTGAAGTCTTTCACAATTTCACATTACTTCACGACGATATTATGGACAAAGCCGATGTGCGAAGAAACCGGCCAACTGTTCATAAACAGTTTAGCGAAAATGCTGCAATCCTTTCTGGTGATGCAATGGCTTTTCAGTCGTACCGTTATTTTCTGGAAAAAAAATCAGCAGCCTTGCCCGGTGTACTGGAAGTATTTAGTAAAACTGCCATAGAAGTTTGCGAAGGCCAGCAGTACGATATGGATTTTGAACAGCGAATGGATGTTACCGAAGAGGAATACCTCGAGATGATTCGCTTAAAAACAGCTGTTTTACTGGCTGGCAGCCTAAAGGTTGGAGCGCTTTTGGCAAATGCGCCCGAATTGCTTGCAAATCAGCTTTATGATTTTGGAATTAACCTGGGACTGGCTTTCCAGTTGCAGGACGATCTTTTGGATACTTTTGGCGATCAGGCTGTTTTCGGCAAACAAATTGGCGGCGATATTCTGGCCAACAAAAAGACATTTTTACTGATCAATGCACTTGAAAAAGCATCTGTAAATGAAAAAGCATCGTTAATAAGTTGGATTGAAAAAACTGATTTTGATCCGAAGGAAAAAATTACTGCAGTTACCAAATTGTACCAAACAATTGGGGTAAAAAATATTGCCGAAGAAAAAGTGAATGACTTTTTTAATAAGGCCATTCGTATTTTAGACGATTTAAATGTGCAGGATGTTGTAAAACAGCCACTTCGAAACCTTGCACACAAAATGCTAATACGTAAGCATTAA